A portion of the Candidatus Caldatribacterium sp. genome contains these proteins:
- a CDS encoding isoaspartyl peptidase/L-asparaginase: MLIIVHGGICVEEVPDVFEPLYQACIVGMEILRKKEAVDAVEEAVKVLEDDPRLNAGTGAFPNLLGEVELSASIMKDDLSCGGVAAIKNIRHPISVARAVMERTRHILLVGEGANLFARLLGFEEYNPVAELTIHTLEKSVAKAAQEKDSIYHYYLKRARERLRKTHLGTVGAVALDSSGHIAAGTSTGGIEMQLPGRVGDSPIIGCGTFAWEWGGVSMTGEGEGIVKLGLARKVAEWMEEMSPQEAVNRGMELARKFGVVCGAIAVRRTGEIGFGECGGRLTFGYFQEGMEEPYVFPPKG; encoded by the coding sequence GTGCTCATTATTGTCCATGGTGGTATCTGTGTGGAAGAGGTTCCGGATGTATTCGAGCCTCTGTACCAGGCCTGTATTGTGGGGATGGAAATCTTGCGGAAGAAGGAAGCAGTGGATGCCGTAGAGGAGGCCGTAAAGGTCCTTGAGGATGACCCTCGTCTTAACGCAGGAACGGGAGCTTTCCCGAACCTCTTGGGAGAAGTGGAACTCTCGGCAAGTATCATGAAAGATGACCTTTCCTGTGGTGGGGTTGCGGCCATAAAGAACATCCGACATCCCATTTCCGTTGCCCGGGCGGTTATGGAAAGGACTCGGCATATCCTTCTTGTGGGAGAAGGAGCCAATCTCTTTGCCCGCCTTTTGGGCTTTGAGGAGTACAATCCTGTAGCCGAACTCACGATACACACTCTTGAGAAATCCGTTGCAAAAGCTGCGCAGGAGAAAGACTCCATCTACCACTACTACCTGAAGAGGGCTCGTGAACGCCTCCGAAAGACCCATCTTGGAACGGTAGGAGCGGTGGCTTTGGATTCCTCCGGCCACATTGCAGCTGGGACCTCAACCGGGGGTATCGAGATGCAGCTTCCGGGGAGAGTGGGCGACTCCCCCATTATTGGATGTGGAACCTTTGCCTGGGAGTGGGGCGGGGTCTCCATGACGGGAGAGGGAGAGGGCATTGTGAAGCTTGGCCTTGCCCGAAAGGTTGCCGAGTGGATGGAAGAGATGTCCCCTCAGGAGGCCGTCAATCGGGGGATGGAGCTTGCGCGGAAGTTCGGTGTCGTCTGCGGGGCCATTGCAGTGAGGAGAACGGGAGAGATCGGTTTTGGGGAGTGTGGGGGAAGGCTGACTTTTGGGTACTTCCAGGAGGGAATGGAAGAGCCGTACGTTTTTCCACCAAAGGGTTGA